The following coding sequences are from one Streptococcus sp. NPS 308 window:
- a CDS encoding ribose-phosphate diphosphokinase, with product MSDRNNMKLFTLNSNPEIAQKIADTVGVPLGKLSSRQFSDGEIQVNIEESVRGYDVYIIQSTSYPVSNHLMELLIMVDACVRASAHSINVVLPYFGYARQDRIASSREPLTAKLVSNMLVKAGVDRVLTLDLHAVQVQGFFDIPVDNLYTIPLFAKHYCDKGLLGSDVVVVSPKNSGVKRARSLAEYLDAPIAIIDYAQDDSERSEGYIIGDVEGKKAILIDDILNTGRTFSEAAKIVEREGATEIYAVSSHGLFVEGAAELLDATNIKEILVTDSVATKERTPKNVCYITASELLGDAIIRIHERKPVSPLFAYNKKK from the coding sequence ATGTCAGATAGAAACAACATGAAACTTTTCACCCTAAACTCTAACCCAGAAATCGCTCAAAAGATTGCTGATACTGTTGGTGTCCCTCTTGGAAAATTATCTTCACGTCAATTTTCTGATGGTGAAATCCAAGTCAATATCGAAGAGAGTGTTCGGGGGTATGACGTCTATATCATTCAATCAACAAGCTACCCAGTTAGCAACCACTTGATGGAATTATTGATTATGGTTGATGCCTGTGTTCGCGCCAGTGCTCATAGTATCAACGTCGTACTTCCTTACTTTGGCTATGCGCGTCAGGATCGCATCGCTTCTTCCCGTGAACCACTGACAGCTAAATTGGTTTCAAATATGTTGGTAAAAGCTGGGGTTGATCGTGTTCTAACTCTCGATCTCCATGCTGTACAGGTACAAGGTTTCTTCGACATTCCTGTGGACAATCTTTATACAATTCCTCTATTTGCTAAACACTACTGTGACAAAGGTCTTCTTGGTTCTGATGTCGTTGTGGTTAGTCCAAAAAACTCTGGTGTTAAACGCGCTCGTAGCTTAGCTGAATACTTGGATGCTCCAATCGCTATCATTGACTATGCTCAAGATGACTCAGAACGAAGTGAGGGCTATATCATTGGGGATGTTGAAGGTAAGAAAGCCATCCTGATTGACGATATCCTAAATACTGGTCGTACTTTCTCTGAAGCAGCAAAAATCGTTGAACGCGAAGGGGCAACTGAAATCTATGCGGTCTCTAGTCACGGCCTCTTTGTAGAAGGTGCTGCTGAACTTCTAGACGCAACTAACATTAAAGAAATCCTTGTAACGGACTCTGTAGCAACAAAAGAAAGAACTCCTAAAAATGTATGTTACATTACTGCTAGCGAATTGCTCGGTGATGCTATCATCCGTATTCATGAAAGAAAACCAGTTAGCCCACTCTTTGCCTACAACAAAAAGAAATAA
- a CDS encoding CYTH domain-containing protein — MKQLEIELKTLLKKDDYNHLKKQFAHISPIHQKNYYIDTPDFQLREKKVAMRIRALSDFAELTLKVPQTIGNMEYNQKMTLPEAEYYLEKQILPQGMVLEKLTEIGIESHDWLILGCLETIRYEMETDIGLMALDQSHYFGQTDYELEIEVTNFEQGKVDFQQFLDENHITYQKAPSKLIRFIKNMKKS, encoded by the coding sequence ATGAAACAATTAGAAATTGAACTGAAAACACTACTGAAAAAAGATGACTACAATCATTTAAAAAAACAGTTTGCCCACATATCTCCTATTCACCAAAAAAACTACTATATTGACACGCCAGATTTCCAGTTGCGCGAAAAAAAGGTTGCCATGCGCATTCGCGCCCTTTCAGATTTCGCTGAATTAACCTTGAAAGTTCCTCAAACTATTGGAAATATGGAATACAATCAAAAAATGACTCTTCCAGAAGCTGAATATTATTTAGAAAAACAGATTCTACCTCAAGGGATGGTTCTGGAGAAACTTACTGAGATTGGTATTGAAAGCCATGACTGGCTTATTCTGGGTTGTCTTGAAACGATTCGTTACGAAATGGAAACCGATATCGGTTTGATGGCCTTAGATCAAAGCCATTACTTTGGTCAAACCGACTACGAACTGGAAATTGAAGTCACTAATTTTGAACAAGGAAAAGTCGATTTTCAGCAATTTTTAGATGAAAATCACATAACTTACCAGAAGGCTCCATCAAAATTAATTCGATTCATTAAAAACATGAAAAAAAGCTGA
- a CDS encoding GTP pyrophosphokinase: MTIEWEEFLDPYIQAVGELKIKLRGIRKQYRKQNKHSPIEFVTGRVKPIESIKEKMARRGITYATLENDLQDIAGLRVMVQFVDDVEEVVAILRKRHDMRVVQERDYINHRKASGYRSYHVVVEYTVDTINGAKTILAEIQIRTLAMNFWATIEHSLNYKYQGDFPEEIKERLEITAKIAHQLDEEMGKIRDDIQEAQALFDPLSRKLNDGVGNSDDTDEEYR; encoded by the coding sequence ATGACCATAGAATGGGAAGAATTTTTAGATCCTTACATTCAAGCTGTCGGCGAATTGAAGATTAAACTTCGTGGGATTCGCAAACAGTACCGTAAGCAAAACAAGCATTCTCCGATTGAGTTTGTAACTGGTCGGGTAAAACCGATTGAAAGTATCAAAGAAAAAATGGCTCGTCGAGGAATTACTTATGCAACTCTGGAAAATGACTTGCAAGATATCGCAGGGCTACGTGTCATGGTTCAGTTTGTTGATGACGTGGAAGAAGTTGTTGCAATTCTACGTAAACGTCACGATATGAGAGTCGTTCAGGAACGAGATTATATCAACCATCGTAAGGCGTCGGGTTATCGTTCTTATCATGTTGTTGTCGAATATACTGTAGATACGATAAATGGGGCTAAGACCATTCTCGCCGAGATTCAAATTCGGACCTTGGCTATGAACTTTTGGGCTACCATTGAGCATTCTCTCAATTATAAGTACCAGGGGGACTTTCCAGAGGAAATAAAAGAAAGATTGGAAATCACTGCCAAAATTGCTCATCAACTAGATGAAGAAATGGGCAAGATTCGAGATGACATTCAGGAAGCTCAGGCACTCTTTGATCCTTTGAGTAGAAAACTAAACGACGGTGTAGGAAATAGTGACGATACAGATGAAGAATACAGGTAA
- a CDS encoding NAD kinase, with the protein MKNTGKRVDLIANRKPQSQKVLHKLREKLKKQHFIINDTNPDIVISIGGDGMLLSAFHKYENQLDKVRFVGVHTGHLGFYTDYRDFELDQLVTNLQLDSGAKVSYPVLNVKVTLENGDVKTFRALNEASIRRSDRTMVADIIINHVPFERFRGDGVTVSTPTGSTAYNKSLGGAVLHPTIEALQLTEIASLNNRVYRTLGSSIIIPKKDKIELLPTRNDYHTLSVDNSTYSFRNIERIEYQIDHHKIHFVATPSHTSFWNRVKDAFIGEVDE; encoded by the coding sequence ATGAAGAATACAGGTAAGCGAGTTGACCTCATAGCTAATAGAAAGCCGCAGAGTCAGAAAGTTTTACATAAACTGAGGGAAAAACTCAAAAAACAGCATTTTATAATTAATGATACAAATCCCGATATCGTTATTTCGATTGGTGGAGATGGGATGCTTTTGTCTGCTTTTCACAAGTACGAGAACCAGTTAGACAAGGTTCGATTTGTAGGTGTACATACAGGACACTTGGGATTTTACACGGATTACCGTGACTTTGAGTTGGACCAGTTGGTTACCAATCTCCAACTGGATTCTGGAGCCAAGGTTTCTTATCCAGTCCTGAATGTCAAAGTGACACTTGAAAACGGTGATGTAAAAACCTTCCGTGCTCTAAATGAAGCGAGCATCCGTCGGTCAGACCGCACCATGGTTGCAGATATCATCATTAACCACGTTCCATTCGAGCGCTTTCGTGGAGATGGTGTGACTGTCTCAACGCCTACTGGGAGCACTGCCTATAACAAGTCCTTGGGTGGAGCGGTTTTGCACCCGACCATTGAAGCCTTGCAGTTGACGGAGATAGCGAGTCTTAACAACCGAGTCTATCGCACTCTGGGATCATCGATCATTATTCCCAAAAAAGATAAGATTGAGCTCTTGCCGACTCGTAATGACTATCACACGCTATCTGTTGACAATAGTACCTATTCTTTCCGAAATATAGAACGGATTGAGTACCAAATCGACCATCACAAGATTCACTTCGTAGCGACTCCAAGTCACACTAGTTTCTGGAATCGTGTAAAAGATGCCTTTATCGGCGAGGTGGACGAATGA
- a CDS encoding RluA family pseudouridine synthase — MRFEFIADEHVKVKTFLKKHEVSKGLLAKIKFRGGAILVNDRPQNATYLLDIGDRVTIDIPAEEGFETLEAIDRPLDILYEDDHFLVLNKPYGLASIPSVNHSNTIANFIKGYYVKQEYENQQVHIVTRLDRDTSGLMLFAKHGYAHARLDKQLQRKSIEKRYFALVKGNGDLEPEGEIIAPIARDVDSIITRRVAKGGKYAHTSYKVVASYGDIHLIDIRLHTGRTHQIRVHFSHIGFPLLGDDLYGGSLDDGIQRQALHCHFLSFYHPFLERQLELESPLPDDFNNLITQLSTNTL; from the coding sequence ATGAGGTTCGAATTTATCGCAGATGAACATGTCAAGGTCAAAACCTTTCTGAAGAAACACGAGGTTTCTAAAGGACTGTTGGCTAAGATAAAGTTTCGAGGTGGGGCTATCCTAGTCAATGATCGACCTCAGAATGCGACTTATCTCTTAGATATTGGAGATAGGGTTACCATAGATATTCCAGCAGAGGAAGGCTTTGAAACCCTCGAAGCCATTGACCGTCCTTTAGATATCTTGTATGAGGATGACCACTTTTTGGTTTTGAATAAACCTTATGGACTAGCCTCCATTCCCAGTGTCAATCATTCCAATACCATTGCGAATTTTATCAAAGGCTACTATGTTAAGCAGGAATACGAAAACCAGCAGGTTCATATCGTGACCAGACTGGATCGGGATACATCTGGTTTGATGCTCTTTGCCAAGCACGGTTATGCTCATGCACGATTAGACAAGCAACTGCAACGAAAGTCTATCGAAAAACGTTACTTTGCCTTGGTTAAGGGCAATGGGGATTTGGAACCAGAAGGGGAGATTATTGCCCCGATTGCGCGTGATGTGGACTCCATTATCACGAGACGAGTTGCCAAGGGTGGAAAATACGCCCATACCTCTTACAAAGTTGTAGCGTCTTATGGAGATATTCACCTGATCGATATTCGATTGCATACTGGGCGAACCCATCAGATCAGAGTGCATTTTTCTCATATCGGTTTTCCCTTGTTGGGAGACGATCTCTACGGAGGAAGTCTAGACGATGGGATTCAACGACAGGCCTTGCATTGCCATTTCTTATCATTTTATCATCCTTTCTTGGAGCGTCAGCTAGAGCTCGAAAGCCCCTTGCCAGATGATTTTAACAATCTTATTACTCAGTTATCAACTAATACTCTTTAA
- the pta gene encoding phosphate acetyltransferase, with translation MEVFENLKANLVGKNARIVLPEGEEPRILQATKRLVKETEVVPVLLGNPEKIKIYLEIEGVMDGYEVIDPQHYPQFEEMVTTLVERRKGKMSEEGARKILLEDVNYFGVMLVHMGLVDGMVSGAIHSTAATVRPALQIIKTRPNVSRTSGAFLMVRGTERYLFGDCAININPDAEALAEIAINSAITAKMFGIEPKIAMLSYSTKGSGFGDSVDKIVEATKIAHDLRPDLEIDGELQFDAAFHPETAALKAPGSNVAGQATVFIFPGIEAGNIGYKIAERLGGFAAVGPVLQGLNKPVNDLSRGCNSDDVYKLTLITAAQAVHQ, from the coding sequence ATGGAAGTTTTTGAAAATCTCAAAGCCAACCTAGTTGGCAAAAATGCTCGTATTGTTCTCCCTGAAGGGGAAGAACCTCGTATTCTTCAGGCAACCAAACGCTTGGTAAAAGAAACAGAAGTTGTTCCTGTTTTGCTTGGGAACCCGGAAAAAATCAAAATTTATCTTGAAATCGAAGGGGTTATGGATGGCTATGAAGTCATTGACCCTCAACACTATCCTCAATTCGAAGAAATGGTCACTACCTTGGTTGAACGTCGTAAAGGTAAAATGAGTGAAGAAGGTGCTCGTAAGATTTTGCTTGAAGATGTCAACTACTTTGGTGTCATGCTCGTTCACATGGGCTTGGTTGATGGGATGGTATCAGGTGCTATTCACTCGACAGCAGCAACTGTTCGTCCTGCGCTTCAAATCATTAAAACTCGTCCAAATGTATCCCGCACTTCAGGTGCCTTCCTCATGGTTCGTGGAACAGAACGCTACCTATTTGGGGATTGTGCCATTAACATCAATCCAGATGCAGAAGCTTTGGCAGAGATTGCTATCAACTCAGCTATTACAGCTAAAATGTTTGGCATCGAACCTAAAATTGCAATGTTGAGCTACTCTACTAAAGGCTCAGGTTTTGGTGATAGTGTTGATAAGATTGTTGAAGCAACAAAAATTGCGCACGATTTGCGTCCTGACCTTGAAATCGATGGAGAATTGCAATTTGATGCGGCCTTCCACCCTGAAACTGCAGCATTGAAAGCTCCAGGAAGTAACGTTGCTGGGCAAGCAACTGTCTTTATCTTCCCTGGTATCGAAGCAGGAAATATTGGTTATAAGATTGCAGAACGTCTTGGTGGCTTCGCGGCGGTAGGTCCAGTTCTGCAAGGTTTGAACAAGCCAGTAAACGACCTTTCTCGTGGATGTAACTCTGATGATGTTTACAAGTTGACCCTTATCACTGCTGCCCAAGCGGTTCATCAATAA
- the mutY gene encoding A/G-specific adenine glycosylase gives MLDLKEYGVDMWPEEKISSFREKLLNWYDENKRDLPWRRSKNPYHIWVSEIMLQQTRVDTVIPYYERFLDWFPTVESLANAPEEHLLKAWEGLGYYSRVRNMQSAAQQIMTDFEGKFPNTYERISSLKGIGPYTAGAISSIAFNLPEPAVDGNVMRVLARLFEVNYDIGVPSNRKIFQAMMEILIDPKRPGDFNQALMDLGSDIESPVNPRPEESPVKEFSAAYQNGTMDRYPIKEPKKKPLPIYLKALVVRNDRGQYLLEKNESEKLLAGFWHFPLIEVEEFSREDDQLDLFSQVKEESRAFGPSPQESFEQDYDLEVVWSHQTFEQVKHVFSHRKWHIQILSGQVTGSKQFSDREIRWLSPQEFYDYPLAKPQQKIWQAYKTALGDGDWD, from the coding sequence ATGTTAGATTTGAAAGAATACGGTGTTGACATGTGGCCAGAGGAGAAGATTTCCTCTTTCCGTGAGAAACTCCTCAACTGGTACGATGAAAACAAACGGGATTTACCCTGGCGAAGAAGTAAAAATCCTTATCACATCTGGGTTTCTGAAATCATGCTTCAGCAGACTAGGGTAGATACGGTTATTCCCTACTATGAACGATTTTTGGACTGGTTTCCAACTGTTGAAAGTTTGGCAAATGCGCCTGAGGAGCATTTACTGAAAGCTTGGGAGGGGTTGGGCTATTATTCCCGCGTACGCAATATGCAGTCGGCGGCTCAGCAGATTATGACAGACTTTGAAGGGAAATTTCCAAACACTTACGAAAGGATTTCTAGCTTGAAAGGGATTGGCCCCTATACTGCGGGAGCAATTTCCAGTATCGCTTTTAATTTACCCGAGCCAGCAGTTGATGGCAATGTCATGCGAGTTTTGGCACGCCTGTTTGAGGTCAACTATGATATCGGAGTTCCCAGCAATCGCAAGATTTTCCAAGCCATGATGGAAATCTTGATTGATCCGAAACGACCAGGGGATTTTAATCAAGCTTTGATGGACTTGGGCTCTGATATAGAGTCTCCGGTTAACCCTCGACCAGAAGAAAGTCCTGTTAAGGAATTTAGCGCAGCCTATCAGAATGGAACCATGGATCGATATCCGATTAAAGAACCTAAGAAAAAGCCTCTTCCAATTTATCTCAAGGCTTTGGTTGTGCGCAATGATCGAGGTCAATATCTACTAGAGAAAAACGAAAGCGAGAAACTGCTGGCTGGATTTTGGCATTTCCCCTTGATTGAGGTCGAAGAATTTTCTAGAGAAGATGATCAGCTAGATCTTTTTTCTCAAGTCAAAGAGGAAAGCAGAGCTTTTGGACCAAGCCCCCAAGAAAGTTTTGAGCAGGATTATGATTTGGAGGTTGTTTGGTCTCATCAAACTTTTGAACAAGTCAAGCATGTCTTTAGTCATCGTAAATGGCATATTCAAATCCTATCAGGTCAGGTGACAGGGTCAAAACAGTTCTCCGACAGAGAAATTCGCTGGCTCTCTCCTCAGGAGTTTTATGATTATCCACTTGCGAAACCTCAACAAAAAATTTGGCAGGCTTATAAAACAGCTCTTGGAGATGGGGACTGGGATTAG
- the yycF gene encoding response regulator YycF, which translates to MKKILIVDDEKPISDIIKFNMTKEGYEVVTAFNGREAIELFEAEQPDIIILDLMLPEIDGLEVAKAIRKTSSVPIIMLSAKDSEFDKVIGLELGADDYVTKPFSNRELQARVKALLRRTELIAVDNQEEDTKLQSLQIRDLEILPDAYVAKKYGEELDLTHREFELLHHLASHLGQVITREHLLETVWGYDYFGDVRTVDVTIRRLREKIEDTPSRPEYILTRRGVGYYMRNND; encoded by the coding sequence ATGAAAAAAATATTAATTGTAGATGATGAGAAACCAATCTCAGATATTATTAAGTTCAATATGACCAAAGAAGGCTACGAAGTTGTAACAGCCTTCAACGGTCGTGAGGCAATCGAGCTATTTGAAGCCGAGCAACCCGACATTATTATCCTAGACTTGATGCTACCTGAAATTGATGGTTTAGAAGTAGCCAAAGCCATTCGCAAGACCAGTAGTGTTCCTATCATTATGCTCTCAGCTAAGGATAGCGAGTTTGACAAGGTTATCGGTTTGGAACTAGGTGCAGACGATTATGTTACAAAACCTTTCTCAAACCGTGAGTTGCAGGCGCGTGTCAAGGCCCTTCTTCGTCGCACTGAGCTAATCGCAGTGGATAACCAAGAAGAAGATACTAAATTACAAAGTCTTCAAATTAGAGATTTAGAGATTCTTCCAGATGCTTATGTAGCCAAAAAATATGGAGAAGAATTGGATTTAACTCACAGAGAATTTGAGTTGTTGCATCACTTAGCTTCTCATCTAGGTCAAGTTATTACCCGTGAACATCTCCTTGAGACGGTTTGGGGTTATGATTATTTTGGTGATGTTCGTACTGTCGATGTTACCATTAGACGTCTACGTGAGAAGATTGAAGACACACCAAGTAGACCTGAATATATCTTAACTCGTCGTGGTGTGGGTTATTATATGAGAAATAATGATTGA
- the vicK gene encoding cell wall metabolism sensor histidine kinase VicK, translating to MIEVIRQIILTRDFVFVLILIGFIMLVSFLLLEGRRDNIRLKQLNQKIKDLIAGDYSQVLDMQGNTEITNITNNLNDLSEVIRLTQENLEQESKRLHSILSYMTDGVLATNRRGQITMINDMAKRQLGVESDDALNQNILELLKIEDEYELRDLITQSPEMMIYSQNVNGEYISLRVRFALIRRESGFISGLVAVLHDTTEQEKEERERRLFVSNVSHELRTPLTSVKSYLEALDEGALYEAVAPDFIKVSLDETNRMMRMVTDLLHLSRIDNATSHLDVELINFTAFITFILNRFDKIRAQDQEKKYELVRDYPITSVWIEIDTDKMTQVIDNILNNAIKYSPDGGKITVSMKTTDDQMILSISDQGLGIPKEDLPKIFDRFYRVDKARSRAQGGTGLGLAIAKEIIKQHNGFIWAKSEYGKGSTFTIVLPYDKDAVKEEVWEDEVED from the coding sequence ATGATTGAAGTAATTAGACAAATAATTTTAACCAGAGATTTCGTCTTTGTACTCATTTTAATTGGTTTTATCATGCTTGTTAGCTTTCTCTTGCTCGAAGGCCGTAGAGATAATATTCGACTCAAACAGTTAAATCAAAAGATTAAAGATTTAATTGCTGGTGATTATTCTCAGGTATTAGACATGCAGGGGAATACTGAAATCACTAACATTACGAATAACTTAAATGATTTGTCTGAAGTAATTCGTCTAACTCAAGAAAACCTTGAGCAGGAAAGTAAAAGATTGCATAGTATCCTATCATACATGACTGATGGGGTTCTTGCAACAAATCGTCGTGGTCAAATCACTATGATTAACGATATGGCTAAAAGACAACTTGGAGTTGAAAGTGATGACGCGCTCAATCAAAACATTTTAGAGTTGCTCAAGATTGAAGATGAGTACGAGCTTAGAGATTTAATTACGCAAAGTCCTGAAATGATGATTTATTCCCAAAATGTAAATGGGGAGTATATTAGTTTGCGTGTGCGTTTTGCCTTGATTCGTAGAGAATCCGGCTTTATCTCTGGTTTGGTAGCAGTTCTACATGATACGACTGAACAAGAGAAGGAAGAACGCGAGAGAAGGCTTTTCGTTTCCAACGTTAGTCATGAATTGCGAACTCCATTGACCAGTGTAAAATCTTACCTAGAGGCCTTGGATGAGGGTGCATTATATGAAGCTGTTGCTCCTGATTTTATCAAAGTATCTTTAGATGAGACCAACCGTATGATGCGAATGGTGACGGACCTCTTGCATCTTTCGCGTATTGATAATGCAACTAGCCATTTAGATGTTGAATTGATTAACTTTACAGCTTTCATTACGTTTATCCTAAACCGTTTCGATAAGATACGAGCCCAGGATCAAGAAAAGAAATACGAGTTGGTTCGTGATTATCCCATTACATCGGTCTGGATTGAAATTGATACAGACAAGATGACTCAGGTAATCGATAATATTCTTAACAATGCCATCAAGTATTCCCCTGATGGTGGGAAAATTACGGTTAGCATGAAAACTACTGATGACCAGATGATTTTATCTATTTCGGACCAAGGACTTGGAATTCCTAAAGAAGATTTACCGAAGATTTTTGACCGTTTCTACAGGGTTGATAAGGCTAGAAGTCGTGCCCAAGGTGGGACTGGTTTAGGTCTAGCTATAGCAAAAGAAATCATCAAGCAACACAATGGATTTATCTGGGCTAAGAGTGAATACGGCAAGGGTTCTACCTTTACCATTGTTCTTCCTTATGATAAGGATGCTGTAAAAGAAGAAGTTTGGGAGGATGAAGTAGAAGACTAG
- a CDS encoding MBL fold metallo-hydrolase → MSEKGFKYSILASGSSGNSFYLETPKKKILVDAGLSGKKITSLLGEINRKPEDLDAILITHEHADHIHGVGVLARKYGMDLYANEKTWQAMENSKYLGKVDSSQKHIFEMGKTKTFGDIDIESFGVSHDAVAPQFYRFMKDDKSFVMLTDTGYVSDRMAGIVENADGYLIESNHDVEILRAGSYAWRLKQRILSDLGHLSNEDGADAMIRTLGNRTKKIYLGHLSKENNIKELAHMTMVNQLAQADLGVGVDFQVYDTSPDTATPLTDI, encoded by the coding sequence ATGAGTGAAAAAGGCTTTAAATACAGTATTTTAGCATCGGGTTCTAGTGGTAATTCCTTCTATCTAGAAACCCCTAAGAAAAAGATTTTAGTAGACGCAGGATTATCTGGTAAAAAAATTACAAGCTTATTGGGTGAAATCAATCGTAAACCAGAAGATTTGGATGCTATTTTGATTACGCATGAGCATGCTGATCATATACATGGTGTTGGAGTTTTAGCTCGTAAGTATGGCATGGATCTTTACGCCAATGAAAAGACCTGGCAAGCTATGGAAAATAGTAAGTATCTAGGTAAAGTTGACTCTTCACAAAAGCATATCTTTGAAATGGGGAAAACCAAAACATTTGGAGATATCGACATTGAGAGTTTTGGAGTTAGCCATGATGCAGTTGCTCCCCAATTCTACCGTTTTATGAAGGATGACAAGAGCTTTGTTATGCTGACGGATACAGGTTATGTTAGTGACCGTATGGCTGGCATTGTCGAGAATGCAGATGGCTATCTGATCGAGTCAAATCATGATGTTGAAATTCTGAGAGCTGGCTCTTATGCATGGCGACTCAAGCAACGGATTCTGTCTGACCTTGGCCACCTCTCGAATGAAGACGGTGCAGATGCCATGATTCGCACACTTGGGAATCGTACCAAGAAAATTTACCTAGGACATCTATCTAAAGAGAATAATATCAAGGAGCTAGCCCACATGACCATGGTCAATCAGTTAGCTCAAGCAGATCTAGGAGTAGGAGTGGATTTTCAAGTTTACGATACGTCTCCAGACACTGCAACACCTTTAACGGATATATAA
- a CDS encoding potassium channel family protein encodes MKKTWTFSDYYDTIILLLALISVVLVIFGFMDVIDLHNPPYNIIDLMIWIVFIVDYLWRFFTSKEKFRFIIDNIFDLLAILPSNAIFTVFRLGRIFRLAKLTKLVKLTRLLRIIGLSGKLERKASRLLRTNGLLYILYVNVFIVFVGSSIFSVVEEKAFSDSLWWAIITVTTVGYGDIVPSSIFGKWLAVILMLVGIGTIGMLTSALTNFFVKENSNEESKLDELQNELVMQRRLVEKQAERIEELHKMVQELLKKY; translated from the coding sequence TTGAAGAAGACTTGGACATTTTCAGATTACTATGACACAATCATATTATTATTAGCATTGATATCTGTGGTGCTAGTTATTTTTGGATTTATGGATGTTATAGATTTGCATAATCCGCCTTACAATATTATTGATTTAATGATTTGGATAGTGTTTATAGTAGACTATCTATGGCGTTTCTTTACTAGTAAAGAAAAATTTCGTTTCATTATTGATAATATTTTTGATTTATTGGCAATCCTTCCATCAAATGCTATTTTTACAGTTTTCCGTTTGGGACGTATTTTTCGTTTAGCAAAATTAACAAAATTAGTTAAACTTACAAGGTTATTAAGAATAATTGGCTTAAGTGGAAAATTAGAAAGAAAAGCTAGTAGATTACTACGAACGAATGGCTTGCTTTATATCTTATATGTCAATGTATTTATTGTATTTGTTGGAAGCTCAATCTTCTCAGTTGTAGAGGAGAAGGCTTTCTCAGATAGTCTTTGGTGGGCTATTATTACAGTAACAACTGTTGGTTATGGTGATATAGTCCCAAGTTCAATATTTGGGAAATGGTTAGCAGTAATCTTAATGCTAGTGGGAATTGGAACGATTGGGATGCTAACTAGCGCCTTAACTAATTTTTTTGTTAAAGAAAATTCTAATGAAGAATCCAAATTAGATGAACTACAGAATGAATTAGTTATGCAAAGGCGTTTAGTCGAGAAGCAGGCTGAAAGGATTGAAGAACTTCATAAAATGGTACAAGAATTGCTTAAAAAGTATTAG
- a CDS encoding PedC/BrcD family bacteriocin maturation disulfide isomerase has protein sequence MNQFLEDIKDLEVTTVSRAQEALDKKETATFFIGRKTCPYCRKFAGTLAGVVAETKAHIYFINSEEPSQLNALQDFRSRYGIPTVPGFVHVENGEIKVRCDSSMSAQEIKEFAGL, from the coding sequence ATGAATCAGTTTTTAGAAGATATTAAAGACCTTGAAGTGACTACAGTTTCACGCGCCCAAGAAGCACTCGATAAGAAAGAAACAGCAACCTTCTTCATCGGTCGCAAAACTTGCCCTTACTGCCGTAAATTTGCTGGTACATTAGCAGGCGTCGTAGCTGAAACCAAAGCACACATCTACTTCATCAATAGCGAAGAACCTAGCCAACTCAATGCTTTGCAAGATTTCCGTTCACGCTATGGTATCCCAACTGTTCCGGGATTCGTTCATGTTGAAAATGGTGAGATTAAGGTCCGTTGTGATTCTTCTATGTCAGCTCAAGAAATCAAAGAATTTGCTGGATTATAA